Proteins from one Sphingopyxis terrae subsp. terrae NBRC 15098 genomic window:
- a CDS encoding lasso peptide biosynthesis B2 protein: MGKPASAATYWCRTGNGFIFLDLASDRYFTLEPSAADRFSLIIHRGQEAADEDWLAARGLHNLARPVDQIFPEAIAPTSSYLDSPGAEKASAVDTIRAIYALALARRHVRKLRLGQILSTFPQIEPLPTEEQRSAGRSAAAAFKRARRYFSGVDECLGCGVAMRRVLAGKGCDARLVVGVTLPFAAHCWVQLGSAVLTDPLDVVLPYTPILIA, translated from the coding sequence ATGGGAAAGCCTGCCTCCGCCGCAACGTACTGGTGCCGAACGGGCAATGGTTTCATATTTCTGGATTTGGCTTCAGATCGCTATTTCACACTTGAACCAAGCGCAGCGGATCGGTTCTCTCTCATCATTCATCGTGGACAGGAGGCCGCAGACGAAGATTGGCTTGCTGCTCGAGGATTGCACAATCTGGCCCGGCCGGTGGATCAAATATTCCCCGAAGCAATCGCACCGACGTCAAGCTATTTGGATTCTCCAGGCGCGGAGAAGGCGTCCGCAGTCGATACCATACGCGCCATATACGCCCTGGCCCTAGCGCGGCGGCATGTTCGAAAGCTTCGGCTGGGACAGATTTTGAGCACCTTCCCCCAAATCGAGCCGTTGCCGACAGAGGAGCAACGCTCGGCCGGGCGCAGCGCGGCGGCCGCGTTTAAGCGCGCAAGGCGCTATTTTTCCGGTGTGGACGAATGTCTTGGCTGCGGCGTTGCAATGCGCCGAGTGCTGGCCGGAAAGGGCTGCGACGCCCGGTTGGTGGTCGGCGTGACCTTGCCATTTGCTGCGCACTGCTGGGTCCAGCTCGGCTCGGCGGTGCTGACAGATCCGCTTGATGTCGTGCTTCCCTACACCCCCATTTTGATCGCCTGA
- a CDS encoding asparagine synthase-related protein — MAAYFRLEVPRRSDRNGGNKAEVDRSALLLHGARLWCDEHPLEVGGDGYLIGHLFERGATSRVLDLCEAAAEKILASGGRSLATDYWGGYVAILARPDGHIAVFRDPSGLLPVYYREDDRCLIVSSDAAELGRRGGVDYPAMLRFLASAGAPSRETCLEDVRLLLPGEGLIVAGGSHQLESWWSPWDWTQVRHRSYAAAAKELRAVALDCIGSWTSCFDSILVGVSGGLDSSIVARAAAHRAVALHCLTMVEDDAIGDERRYASILTTALGIPLLEAHYNLSAVDIGRAVAPHHPWPHAPFYMQAIEAVHDGLCREQKIDAFFSGNGGDNIFCSIRSAAPFVDRFMAQGPRHGLFDTLRDLSDLTGASGTTILRHAWNRYRDAARPPSLHRDYSGLSAAAIAELEHSPPSHPWMQAPEGTLPGKAAHVRLLARAQRSIELYPRRTHPEHVPPLLSQPIVETCLSIPTWQWVAGGRDRSVARAAFRSVVPAELLRRTSKGGPGGFMHRIYQANAERAGDLLRNGLLARAGLLDLSILEAASRPTAQGFEKAQRVLELCAAESWARWWSDAARS, encoded by the coding sequence ATGGCAGCCTATTTTCGCCTTGAAGTTCCCAGACGTTCGGATCGCAACGGCGGCAATAAGGCCGAGGTGGACCGGTCGGCACTCCTGCTCCACGGCGCTCGGCTTTGGTGCGACGAACATCCGCTGGAAGTTGGCGGAGATGGATATCTGATCGGTCATCTGTTCGAGCGAGGTGCCACGAGCCGGGTGCTCGACCTGTGCGAGGCGGCGGCCGAAAAAATCCTCGCATCTGGCGGCCGATCGCTCGCTACCGACTATTGGGGCGGTTATGTCGCAATCCTGGCGCGACCTGATGGACATATTGCCGTTTTTCGCGATCCTTCAGGATTGCTGCCCGTCTATTACCGCGAAGATGATCGATGCTTGATCGTGTCGAGCGATGCTGCGGAGCTCGGCAGACGCGGCGGGGTCGATTATCCTGCAATGCTGAGGTTCCTGGCCAGCGCCGGCGCGCCGAGCAGGGAAACCTGCCTCGAAGATGTCCGGCTACTGCTTCCCGGAGAAGGGCTGATAGTCGCCGGAGGCTCCCATCAGCTGGAAAGCTGGTGGTCCCCTTGGGATTGGACGCAGGTCAGACACAGATCATATGCTGCAGCCGCCAAAGAGCTTCGCGCCGTCGCGCTCGACTGCATTGGAAGCTGGACGTCCTGCTTTGACTCGATACTCGTCGGCGTGTCTGGAGGTCTCGATTCCTCTATCGTCGCCCGCGCCGCCGCTCACCGCGCAGTGGCACTTCATTGCCTCACGATGGTCGAAGACGACGCTATTGGAGATGAGCGTCGCTATGCTTCCATTCTCACTACGGCACTCGGCATTCCATTGCTCGAAGCGCATTACAACCTCAGTGCGGTCGATATCGGCCGCGCCGTGGCTCCGCACCATCCATGGCCCCATGCCCCTTTCTACATGCAGGCGATCGAGGCGGTGCATGACGGACTCTGCCGCGAGCAGAAAATCGATGCATTTTTTTCGGGTAATGGGGGAGACAATATCTTCTGTTCGATCCGCAGTGCCGCGCCGTTCGTCGATCGCTTCATGGCGCAGGGGCCGCGCCATGGGCTCTTCGACACGCTGCGCGACTTGAGCGATTTGACGGGCGCGAGCGGCACGACCATCCTTCGACATGCCTGGAACCGCTATCGCGATGCCGCTCGTCCCCCGTCCCTTCATCGTGACTATTCGGGACTCTCCGCTGCTGCGATTGCCGAATTGGAGCATTCCCCTCCCTCGCACCCCTGGATGCAGGCGCCCGAAGGCACCCTTCCCGGCAAGGCGGCGCACGTCAGACTGCTGGCTCGCGCGCAGCGCAGCATTGAACTCTATCCCCGCCGTACCCATCCGGAGCATGTCCCGCCCCTGCTTTCGCAGCCCATCGTCGAGACATGCCTGTCCATCCCGACATGGCAGTGGGTGGCTGGAGGCAGGGATCGGTCCGTTGCGCGAGCTGCCTTCAGATCCGTCGTGCCAGCCGAACTTCTGCGCCGCACCTCGAAAGGCGGACCGGGCGGCTTCATGCATCGTATCTATCAGGCAAACGCCGAACGCGCTGGCGACCTGCTTCGCAACGGCCTGCTCGCGCGCGCAGGCCTGCTCGACTTGTCGATATTGGAAGCGGCATCCCGGCCGACAGCGCAAGGCTTCGAAAAGGCGCAGCGTGTACTCGAGCTTTGCGCGGCAGAAAGCTGGGCCCGTTGGTGGAGCGATGCCGCCCGGTCATGA
- a CDS encoding prolyl oligopeptidase family serine peptidase — translation MTGKARASALAFVAILGTGSPIEATEGRRWTIENIAIVPTDFDLRLASDGRSLAYLERRADIETDKSVSILHLYDLDSHRSREILRAPSAEQLRRLPDGRGWSLLIDRGDGLQLYKLDARGTLTLLLKREAVVTVGQTEGGLFAVRSGAPRRIGILYHDWSPDGRWLWYATLRPRPEPLAMSIDATVVAQRYRRRAPVKATVELRLRSAAGEEWLVASRPAQDRLAFYYGANVQWTREGPRYQLEQGDAERSGGTGTFIWSFATGSSHPAEQEPGFPSIGLVSGPHGGVLASEGFGRELDLTETRPDGRKIHYGPQPYYIGDPRAAGNWLANDGRKAVLGVRTIPHPRYGLVLLGSRKVKPLLVAGSLTACDFRQDLAWGVCVEESLNQAPRLVHVAPESGEVRALASLSSVHESIAPLRVTAHEWTNRLGYRSTGFIVWPRDYQQGKAYPAILITHGSDADERFASPDLQWNYPAQLFAERGFLVILQNDPSARQQAELWNAYMEWSGGPGVLGPSRLRELIWLNGVYSFEDMIHELVGKGIIDRERIGIAGYSRGSQMVNVAVTQSTIFGAASSGDGNYLEPASYADPKEGYHAIFGGPPSGRHLASYRQLSPSLRAEKVCAPVLQQMASPFAGAIDFYTALRDAEVPAQISLYPGEDIATDETHLFHIPSNRLRAMRENMAWFDFWLRGRRDPNMAPISTYDRWSTMAAQLRDCSRPPSALQPEPS, via the coding sequence ATGACTGGTAAGGCGCGTGCGTCGGCGCTTGCCTTCGTGGCGATCCTCGGCACTGGCAGTCCGATCGAAGCCACGGAAGGCCGTCGATGGACGATCGAGAATATCGCGATCGTACCGACCGATTTCGATCTGAGATTGGCGAGCGATGGCAGGTCGCTCGCCTATCTCGAGCGGCGAGCGGATATCGAAACCGATAAAAGCGTCTCGATCCTTCATCTGTACGATCTCGACTCGCACAGGTCCCGCGAAATTTTGCGGGCGCCAAGCGCCGAACAGCTCAGACGTCTGCCGGATGGCCGAGGCTGGAGCCTCCTGATCGATCGCGGAGATGGGCTTCAACTCTATAAGCTGGACGCGCGCGGGACGCTCACGCTGCTGCTCAAGCGAGAGGCCGTCGTTACCGTCGGGCAGACGGAAGGCGGGCTCTTCGCCGTACGAAGCGGCGCACCGCGCCGGATCGGCATATTATATCACGACTGGTCTCCTGACGGACGATGGCTTTGGTATGCGACGCTCAGGCCGCGTCCCGAACCGCTCGCCATGTCGATCGACGCTACGGTCGTCGCACAGCGCTACCGGCGGCGCGCGCCGGTAAAGGCAACAGTGGAATTGCGACTGAGATCGGCCGCGGGCGAAGAGTGGCTGGTGGCATCGCGGCCAGCTCAAGATCGTCTCGCTTTCTACTATGGTGCGAATGTGCAGTGGACGCGCGAGGGCCCCCGCTACCAATTGGAGCAAGGCGATGCGGAGCGTTCGGGTGGCACCGGGACCTTCATTTGGAGCTTTGCAACAGGATCAAGCCATCCCGCGGAGCAGGAACCGGGTTTCCCGTCGATCGGCCTGGTCAGCGGTCCGCATGGCGGCGTGCTCGCGAGCGAAGGCTTTGGCCGCGAGCTCGACCTCACGGAGACGCGCCCGGATGGCCGCAAAATCCATTATGGCCCACAACCCTATTATATTGGCGATCCGCGTGCGGCAGGCAATTGGCTGGCGAACGACGGGCGCAAGGCGGTGCTTGGCGTGCGGACGATACCGCACCCACGCTATGGGCTGGTTCTGCTCGGCAGCCGGAAGGTCAAGCCACTCCTCGTCGCAGGTAGCCTAACCGCTTGCGATTTCCGCCAGGACCTCGCGTGGGGTGTTTGCGTAGAAGAATCCCTCAATCAAGCCCCGCGGTTGGTGCATGTCGCTCCGGAATCCGGGGAGGTGCGGGCGCTCGCCTCGCTCTCGTCTGTTCATGAGTCAATAGCGCCGCTCCGCGTGACCGCGCATGAATGGACGAACCGGCTAGGCTATCGGTCGACGGGTTTCATAGTCTGGCCGCGCGATTATCAGCAAGGGAAGGCCTATCCAGCGATCCTCATCACGCATGGCAGCGACGCCGACGAGCGCTTCGCCAGCCCGGACTTGCAATGGAATTATCCCGCCCAATTGTTCGCCGAGCGCGGTTTTCTTGTCATCCTTCAGAATGATCCTTCGGCGCGGCAGCAGGCAGAGCTCTGGAATGCCTATATGGAATGGTCCGGCGGCCCGGGTGTACTCGGGCCGTCGCGGCTCCGCGAACTGATCTGGCTCAACGGGGTCTATAGTTTCGAGGACATGATCCACGAATTGGTCGGCAAAGGCATTATCGATCGCGAACGGATTGGGATCGCGGGTTACAGCCGCGGATCGCAGATGGTGAATGTCGCTGTGACCCAATCGACCATATTTGGAGCGGCATCCAGCGGGGACGGCAATTATCTTGAGCCGGCATCCTATGCCGATCCGAAAGAGGGGTATCACGCCATTTTCGGCGGCCCGCCGTCGGGCCGCCATCTCGCTTCCTATCGTCAGCTGTCGCCGTCGCTTCGCGCAGAGAAGGTCTGCGCGCCCGTGTTGCAGCAAATGGCGTCTCCCTTTGCGGGAGCGATCGATTTCTATACCGCGCTTCGCGATGCGGAGGTGCCGGCCCAGATCAGCCTCTATCCCGGCGAGGATATTGCCACCGACGAAACGCATTTGTTTCACATCCCATCGAACCGGCTGCGCGCGATGCGCGAGAATATGGCCTGGTTCGATTTCTGGCTTCGCGGGCGACGCGATCCGAACATGGCCCCCATTAGCACATATGACCGCTGGTCAACGATGGCAGCGCAATTGCGGGATTGCTCGCGACCGCCCAGCGCCCTGCAGCCCGAGCCGTCATGA
- a CDS encoding TonB-dependent receptor — translation MSIRIRSLGVLLAGTAACLSPQAAQAMQAPRQSYDLPAQDLGDALRRVALLADIELYVSAPSIAGKTAPALRGELTLREAIEALLAGSGLTARFEEGSVIILSSAGAPAAPTSEPAAIVVTGSRIAGAPAAAPVIDISAEDIRNAGHADLGEVARSLPQNFGGGQNPGIGNTQGAANENVNANGASTFNLRGIGPNATLTLINGKRFAYSSVNSVIDVSAIPIAAVDRVEIMADGASAIYGADAVAGVVNILLKRDYDGVSTSVRLGASTDGGNFQQQYNLLGGSAWSEGGIIAAYDYSRGTAIRAKDRSYAGANNPHSTLYPDLSRHALLLSGHQSLGGGVTLAADLIYKRGRMKSATGFTVAQPLRNAGLEARTEFETFGFAPTLSADLSGSWKLNVGAFFGTDTTDGLSQNYSGGAPSSATARHFFNRNIAVEAGLEGRLFDLPAGAARLALGGGYRINRFSSKIGTRSFARSRRNHFAYGELLLPLTSPDQHIALAYRASITAALRYEDYSDSGDIVTPKLGFVYDPIKQLRLGVSWGRSFKLPTLYQQYSGYSALLVPVGGFGQGFPAGSTIAYALGANDRLGPERSENWTFSATVRPLSGLALTASYFRIDYKDRVAPPLASGAGVLDNPIYADLVTRNPAPALLDTIFDGADGGLQNITGAPYDPARVVAFLDARDRNVARQKYRGVDVAVRYDAALGSNRQLSLNAGATWLDSSQQLLTGLPVTDLAGTIFHPAHFRARGGLTLSGNNFSLSAFLNHSGAVTDNRRPAFIQIKGSTTIDLTGRIKLAKGTEIALSAQNLFNSKPAPIFTTSPFDTPFDTTNGSAIGRFLSVTVRHDW, via the coding sequence ATGTCGATCAGAATCCGTTCGCTGGGCGTCCTGCTTGCCGGGACCGCCGCCTGCCTGTCGCCGCAAGCCGCGCAGGCGATGCAGGCGCCACGCCAGTCCTATGATCTACCGGCGCAGGACCTCGGCGATGCGCTGCGCCGCGTCGCTCTGCTCGCCGATATCGAGCTTTATGTGAGCGCGCCTAGCATCGCGGGGAAGACGGCGCCTGCCCTGCGCGGCGAACTGACGCTTCGCGAAGCGATCGAGGCGCTTCTCGCCGGCAGCGGCCTCACCGCCCGCTTCGAGGAGGGGTCGGTGATCATCCTGAGCTCCGCCGGAGCGCCGGCAGCCCCCACGAGCGAGCCCGCTGCGATTGTCGTCACCGGTTCGCGCATCGCCGGCGCGCCCGCCGCAGCGCCAGTGATCGACATCAGCGCCGAGGATATCCGCAATGCCGGGCATGCCGATCTCGGAGAGGTTGCGCGCAGCTTGCCTCAGAATTTCGGCGGTGGGCAGAATCCGGGGATCGGCAATACGCAGGGCGCGGCCAATGAGAATGTCAACGCCAATGGCGCATCGACCTTCAACCTGCGCGGGATCGGTCCCAATGCCACGCTGACGCTGATCAACGGCAAGCGCTTTGCCTATAGCAGCGTAAACTCGGTCATTGACGTCAGCGCCATTCCGATCGCCGCTGTAGATCGCGTCGAGATCATGGCGGATGGCGCATCCGCGATATATGGCGCCGACGCGGTGGCCGGGGTGGTCAATATTCTGCTCAAGCGAGACTATGATGGCGTGTCGACCAGCGTGCGGCTCGGGGCTTCGACCGACGGCGGCAATTTCCAGCAGCAATATAATCTTCTTGGCGGCTCGGCCTGGTCGGAGGGCGGCATCATCGCGGCTTATGATTATTCGCGCGGTACCGCGATCCGGGCGAAGGATCGCAGCTATGCCGGCGCGAATAATCCCCATTCCACGCTATATCCCGACTTGAGCAGGCACGCGCTTCTCTTGAGCGGGCACCAGTCGCTCGGAGGCGGTGTGACCTTGGCAGCCGACCTCATCTACAAGCGCGGAAGAATGAAATCGGCCACGGGCTTCACAGTGGCCCAGCCACTCCGCAACGCGGGGCTCGAAGCGCGCACCGAGTTTGAGACATTCGGTTTCGCCCCAACCCTGTCCGCTGACCTGTCGGGGAGTTGGAAACTCAATGTCGGAGCATTTTTCGGAACCGACACGACCGACGGCCTCAGTCAGAATTACAGCGGCGGTGCGCCGAGCAGCGCGACCGCACGACATTTCTTCAACCGGAACATCGCCGTTGAGGCCGGGCTCGAGGGTCGGCTATTCGACCTCCCCGCGGGCGCCGCGCGCCTTGCGCTGGGTGGAGGCTATCGGATCAATCGCTTCTCATCGAAGATCGGCACGCGCAGCTTTGCCCGCTCGCGCCGCAATCACTTCGCCTATGGCGAGTTGCTGCTTCCTCTGACGAGTCCCGACCAGCATATCGCGCTCGCCTACCGCGCTTCGATCACCGCGGCGCTGCGCTACGAGGATTATTCCGACTCCGGAGACATCGTCACTCCGAAGCTTGGTTTCGTCTATGATCCGATAAAGCAGCTCCGGCTCGGGGTGTCGTGGGGCAGATCCTTCAAACTCCCGACGCTCTATCAGCAATACTCGGGCTATTCGGCACTGCTCGTCCCGGTTGGCGGCTTCGGCCAAGGCTTTCCTGCCGGTTCAACCATTGCTTACGCGCTTGGCGCAAATGATCGGCTCGGGCCCGAGCGATCGGAAAACTGGACTTTCAGCGCAACCGTGCGGCCACTGTCGGGGCTCGCGCTAACCGCGAGCTATTTCCGGATCGACTACAAGGATCGGGTCGCGCCGCCGCTGGCTTCGGGTGCCGGGGTTCTCGACAACCCCATCTATGCCGATCTCGTGACTCGCAATCCGGCACCGGCACTGCTGGACACCATCTTCGATGGCGCCGATGGCGGGCTCCAGAACATAACGGGCGCGCCCTACGATCCCGCGCGCGTTGTGGCCTTCCTCGATGCGCGCGACCGCAATGTCGCACGGCAAAAATATCGTGGGGTCGATGTGGCCGTGCGATACGACGCCGCGCTGGGCAGCAACCGTCAGCTAAGTCTGAATGCCGGTGCTACTTGGCTCGATAGCAGCCAGCAGCTTCTCACTGGCCTGCCGGTAACCGACCTTGCCGGGACAATCTTCCATCCGGCGCATTTCCGGGCACGCGGCGGGCTGACGCTGAGCGGTAATAACTTTTCGCTCTCCGCCTTCCTCAACCACAGCGGCGCCGTCACCGACAACCGCCGTCCGGCTTTTATCCAGATAAAGGGATCGACGACGATCGATCTCACCGGCCGCATAAAGCTGGCCAAGGGGACGGAAATCGCGTTGAGCGCGCAGAATCTGTTCAACAGCAAGCCCGCGCCGATTTTCACGACGTCGCCGTTCGACACGCCGTTCGACACAACCAACGGGTCGGCTATTGGACGCTTTTTGAGCGTGACGGTCCGACATGACTGGTAA
- a CDS encoding FecR family protein — MSGPGGHDYTVDEVARAWLVKLRGGDGDALRDEFDAWLQASAEHREAYRRAEKRMAALAILKTSPRHGTAHAEARRGRVRGWFAWGAAATALALLIIAIGAAGAPLPGQPGGAARAFAAEPIETQRGEIRTFQLADGSSVTLDTDSRLDVAFAKDARSVRLVRGRVRLSVVRGDVPLKIEAGRGGAIANDAEIDLSLDAEGTVVASLRRGAAEVRADGDSGEAKRVEAGSALAYGPGKRLAPVAAPATVIPAGWPAGWADYRSIRLGALVAEANRYAAVPIVIDDSAIAAREVSGRFHISETEAFAERIAMLLDLAVDSQADAIHLSRR, encoded by the coding sequence ATGAGCGGACCCGGCGGCCATGATTACACGGTCGATGAAGTCGCACGGGCCTGGCTCGTTAAACTGCGCGGCGGTGATGGAGATGCACTCCGCGACGAGTTCGATGCGTGGCTGCAGGCATCGGCCGAGCATCGTGAAGCCTATCGGCGCGCCGAGAAGCGCATGGCCGCGCTCGCGATCCTCAAGACGTCACCGCGCCACGGAACGGCGCATGCCGAGGCGCGGCGCGGCCGGGTTCGCGGCTGGTTCGCATGGGGCGCTGCCGCCACCGCGCTCGCGCTCCTGATCATCGCGATCGGAGCCGCAGGCGCCCCGCTTCCCGGCCAGCCTGGCGGCGCAGCGAGGGCGTTCGCCGCCGAACCCATCGAGACGCAGCGCGGCGAGATCCGGACCTTTCAGCTCGCCGACGGCTCGAGCGTGACGCTCGACACCGACAGCCGGCTCGACGTCGCCTTCGCGAAGGACGCACGCAGCGTTCGTCTGGTCAGGGGACGGGTGCGGCTTTCGGTCGTGCGGGGCGATGTCCCGCTGAAGATCGAGGCGGGGCGCGGCGGGGCGATAGCCAATGATGCCGAGATCGATCTCAGTCTCGACGCGGAGGGGACCGTCGTCGCATCGCTGCGCCGCGGCGCGGCCGAGGTGCGCGCGGATGGGGATAGCGGAGAGGCGAAGCGAGTCGAGGCGGGAAGCGCGCTTGCCTATGGGCCGGGCAAGCGGCTCGCGCCTGTCGCGGCGCCGGCGACGGTCATTCCGGCCGGCTGGCCCGCGGGCTGGGCGGACTATCGGTCGATCAGGCTCGGCGCGCTCGTCGCCGAGGCCAATCGCTATGCGGCGGTCCCAATCGTCATCGACGATAGCGCGATAGCCGCACGCGAGGTGTCGGGCCGCTTCCACATCAGTGAGACCGAGGCGTTTGCCGAACGGATCGCAATGCTGCTCGACCTAGCGGTCGACAGCCAGGCGGACGCCATCCACCTCAGCCGCCGATAA
- a CDS encoding RNA polymerase sigma factor, whose product MAPLVPAGFCAVPSCTCGDRAPSRHPFSVSSACHAHPDDRPVPTEQQCVSGQDLETAYRTHRASLFYFLRRKAGAEEAPDLVQEVFARAAGSAQRDRLANPGGFLRRIAQNLLIDRARRRKSAPTALFSLREESDAATPATQEWNLEAADLLRLYEQAVDAMPPKTRRVFLMHRVDEFSYREIHEQLGISIATVEYHMMKALGLIAKVVDGEQ is encoded by the coding sequence ATGGCGCCGCTCGTGCCTGCGGGATTTTGTGCCGTGCCCTCCTGTACCTGCGGCGACCGCGCCCCGTCGCGCCATCCCTTTTCGGTGTCGTCAGCGTGCCACGCGCATCCCGACGATCGTCCGGTGCCGACCGAACAGCAATGCGTATCCGGGCAAGATCTGGAGACGGCGTACCGTACTCACCGCGCGTCGCTCTTTTATTTCCTGCGCCGCAAGGCGGGAGCAGAGGAAGCGCCCGATCTTGTACAGGAAGTTTTTGCGCGCGCCGCAGGAAGCGCGCAGCGCGACCGGCTCGCCAACCCGGGCGGTTTTCTGCGCCGCATTGCCCAGAACCTCTTGATCGACCGGGCGCGCCGCCGCAAGTCTGCGCCCACGGCCCTCTTTTCGCTGCGCGAAGAAAGCGATGCGGCAACTCCGGCGACCCAGGAATGGAATCTCGAAGCCGCTGATCTGCTGCGACTTTATGAGCAAGCGGTTGACGCCATGCCGCCGAAGACACGCCGTGTCTTTCTCATGCACCGGGTGGACGAGTTCTCCTATCGCGAGATACATGAGCAGCTCGGCATCAGCATCGCGACGGTTGAATATCATATGATGAAAGCACTCGGTCTGATCGCAAAGGTGGTGGACGGCGAACAATGA
- a CDS encoding GntR family transcriptional regulator, producing MSPAHVFEPTYEAVKRRLMTGVWPAGARIEAARVADELGVSLTPVRDSLFRLDGERMVDFRPGEGFHVHRLTETEFRDLLELHQVLLLAAIAAAPNAAAAPVSADQPYPDRIADLFLAIAERTSNGEIVASIAAIGDRLQFSRHFDAAILGDVESEYRRIETAVADAEPQAAVRNLLLGYHERRAHEAARFARMLGAHQGGQA from the coding sequence ATGAGCCCCGCGCATGTGTTCGAGCCGACCTATGAGGCGGTCAAACGGCGCCTGATGACGGGTGTGTGGCCGGCCGGCGCGAGGATCGAAGCCGCGCGCGTCGCCGATGAACTTGGCGTCAGTCTGACTCCGGTGCGCGACAGCCTCTTCCGGCTGGATGGCGAACGCATGGTCGACTTCCGACCGGGTGAGGGTTTTCATGTGCATCGCCTCACCGAGACCGAATTTCGCGACCTTCTCGAACTGCATCAGGTGCTCCTGCTCGCCGCGATTGCGGCGGCACCGAATGCGGCCGCAGCGCCGGTGTCTGCCGACCAGCCCTATCCCGACCGGATCGCCGATCTGTTCCTCGCCATCGCCGAACGAACTTCGAACGGCGAGATCGTCGCGAGCATAGCGGCGATCGGCGACCGGCTGCAGTTCTCACGGCACTTCGATGCGGCAATCCTCGGCGACGTAGAGAGCGAGTACCGCCGGATCGAGACCGCAGTCGCCGATGCCGAACCGCAGGCCGCGGTCCGAAATTTGCTGCTTGGCTATCATGAGAGACGGGCGCACGAGGCGGCGCGCTTTGCACGGATGCTTGGCGCTCACCAGGGCGGCCAGGCTTGA
- a CDS encoding phytanoyl-CoA dioxygenase family protein has product MRRAINHAALGRLVSELRRDGYCILHGAAPAPVHALAKDLEPVFAETPFCQGDFYGRRTKRFGSLLRRSRHMADLVLDPLVLPAVEAILGTGCERIQLNLTQAIEIHPGEVRQFPHRDQDMWRGADGSQEYLVNVLWPLTPFTRDNGATEIYPGSHGVSGMAKEDTGPPIYAECEPGAAICFLGSTAHGAGANISENVRRGVLVSYSLGWLKPYENLWLAYPPHVARDFPPGLAALAGYAQHRPNLGNYEGQCPSILLQGDPPGPVGAVDALRPDQADAVADFAAGQRNAQ; this is encoded by the coding sequence ATGAGAAGGGCTATCAACCACGCCGCCCTTGGGCGCCTCGTCAGCGAGCTCCGCCGCGACGGATATTGCATCCTGCATGGGGCCGCGCCCGCGCCTGTGCACGCCCTCGCGAAGGATCTCGAGCCGGTCTTTGCCGAAACGCCCTTTTGCCAGGGCGACTTCTACGGACGGCGAACGAAGCGGTTCGGCAGCCTGTTGCGGCGCTCGCGGCACATGGCCGATCTGGTGCTCGACCCTCTCGTTCTGCCCGCCGTCGAGGCGATCCTTGGAACGGGATGCGAACGCATCCAGCTCAACCTCACGCAGGCGATCGAGATCCACCCCGGTGAAGTGCGGCAGTTTCCGCATCGCGATCAGGACATGTGGCGCGGGGCAGACGGCAGCCAGGAATATCTGGTCAATGTCCTCTGGCCCCTGACGCCCTTCACCAGGGACAATGGCGCGACCGAAATCTATCCGGGAAGCCATGGCGTCAGCGGTATGGCCAAAGAGGATACCGGCCCTCCCATATATGCCGAATGCGAACCCGGGGCGGCGATCTGCTTTCTGGGATCGACCGCGCATGGCGCTGGCGCGAACATCAGCGAGAACGTCCGGCGCGGCGTGCTCGTGAGCTACAGTTTAGGATGGCTGAAGCCCTATGAAAATCTGTGGCTGGCTTACCCACCTCACGTCGCAAGAGATTTTCCGCCCGGGCTCGCGGCGCTAGCGGGCTATGCGCAGCACCGCCCCAACCTTGGCAATTATGAGGGGCAGTGCCCTTCCATCCTCCTGCAAGGCGATCCGCCTGGTCCAGTCGGCGCCGTCGATGCGCTTCGTCCCGACCAGGCCGATGCCGTCGCCGATTTTGCCGCCGGCCAGAGGAACGCCCAATGA
- a CDS encoding acyl-homoserine-lactone synthase, whose amino-acid sequence MTDQSPRAPTAPGDAALRAMFAARKHVFIDRLKWDLPALDDRFELDQFDNPQARYLILLDPDDLRHRASARLLPTTSPHLLGNIYPHLCPDGAPSDESIWEVSRFCLDPAQTAAERLDARNQLVSALADHALHSGIREYVGIADTRWFAKISSFGWSCRAFGPARPDGACPILAFGIRIDEDTLPGLQRTGTWAPLGLRLESGELAP is encoded by the coding sequence ATGACCGATCAATCCCCGCGGGCGCCAACTGCGCCCGGCGACGCGGCGCTGCGCGCCATGTTCGCCGCCCGCAAACACGTGTTCATCGACCGGTTAAAATGGGATCTTCCTGCCCTTGACGACCGCTTCGAGCTCGACCAGTTCGATAATCCGCAGGCCCGATATCTTATCCTTCTCGATCCCGACGATCTGCGTCACCGTGCATCGGCGCGATTGCTGCCCACGACATCGCCGCATCTTCTCGGCAACATCTACCCGCACCTCTGTCCGGACGGCGCGCCCTCTGACGAGAGCATCTGGGAGGTCAGCCGCTTCTGCCTCGACCCGGCGCAAACGGCGGCAGAGCGTCTCGACGCGCGCAATCAGCTCGTCAGCGCCCTTGCGGACCATGCCCTTCACAGCGGCATCCGCGAATATGTCGGGATCGCCGACACGCGCTGGTTCGCGAAGATCAGCAGCTTCGGCTGGTCCTGCCGCGCGTTCGGCCCTGCGCGGCCCGACGGGGCATGCCCGATCCTCGCGTTCGGCATCCGGATCGATGAGGACACGCTTCCCGGGCTGCAGCGGACGGGAACATGGGCGCCGCTCGGGCTCAGACTCGAAAGCGGGGAGCTCGCACCATGA